One Stenotrophomonas oahuensis genomic region harbors:
- a CDS encoding 3-dehydroquinate dehydratase, whose protein sequence is MSIFIIRGPEAAGQLIRTAQPLPGPVLKALVHRAIDAGTTVAIRACGSEQELLDALRVADHSRGEVTLLDPGACVGSVRLQRLLPHLHNAYVEVHDDDCRTPEACLPEGVGSRIGVAHGYCAQSYMHALEIALDHLGCSEVGCRVGT, encoded by the coding sequence ATGTCGATTTTCATCATTCGTGGGCCGGAAGCGGCTGGGCAGTTGATCCGTACGGCGCAGCCGCTGCCGGGGCCGGTGTTGAAGGCGCTGGTGCATCGGGCGATTGACGCCGGTACGACCGTGGCGATTCGTGCTTGTGGGTCGGAGCAGGAGTTGCTGGATGCGTTGCGCGTGGCCGATCACAGTCGGGGTGAGGTGACGCTGCTGGATCCGGGTGCGTGTGTGGGTAGCGTGCGATTGCAGCGGTTGTTGCCGCATCTGCATAACGCGTATGTGGAGGTGCATGACGATGATTGTCGTACGCCTGAAGCGTGTCTGCCGGAGGGGGTGGGGTCGCGGATCGGGGTGGCGCATGGGTATTGCGCGCAGAGTTACATGCATGCGCTGGAGATCGCGCTGGATCACCTGGGATGTAGTGAGGTGGGGTGTCGAGTGGGGACGTGA
- the lepB gene encoding signal peptidase I has product MTAATAETEPKGLVHWLKKEAMPMAVMLGLLLAARDTLANHYQVPSGSMEPTLMPGDRVVVDMRAYGVRLPFTNKELLHTGEPQRGDVVVFNSPQDGTRLIKRVAAVGGDRVRLHDGQLSINGQPLRGDGKAEVEDFGSRTVSLNLDQGGGPDIDGITIPAGKLLMLGDHRGNSADGRYFGLVNASEVYGKGTWVYYRRGDGFTWKSL; this is encoded by the coding sequence ATGACTGCCGCAACCGCCGAAACCGAACCCAAGGGCCTGGTCCACTGGCTGAAGAAGGAAGCCATGCCCATGGCGGTGATGCTCGGCCTGTTGCTGGCCGCGCGCGACACCCTGGCCAACCATTACCAGGTGCCCAGTGGCTCGATGGAACCGACCCTGATGCCGGGTGACCGGGTGGTGGTGGACATGCGCGCTTACGGCGTGCGCTTGCCGTTCACCAACAAGGAACTTCTGCACACCGGTGAGCCGCAGCGTGGCGATGTGGTGGTGTTCAACTCGCCGCAGGATGGCACGCGCCTGATCAAGCGCGTGGCCGCCGTCGGTGGGGATCGGGTTCGCCTGCATGACGGGCAGCTGAGCATCAATGGGCAGCCGCTGCGGGGCGATGGCAAGGCTGAGGTGGAGGACTTCGGCAGCCGTACTGTTTCGCTGAACCTGGATCAGGGCGGCGGTCCGGATATTGATGGCATCACCATTCCCGCCGGGAAGCTGCTGATGCTGGGGGATCACCGGGGCAACAGTGCCGATGGGCGGTACTTCGGGCTGGTGAATGCCAGTGAGGTGTATGGGAAGGGGACGTGGGTGTATTACCGGCGCGGTGATGGGTTTACGTGGAAGTCGTTGTAA
- a CDS encoding MFS transporter, protein MNGDTAALPADRSAPAASPAADHIQQGTPAFRRTAVALFLAGFSTFGLLYTVQPLLPEFTRHFGVSAANSALALSLSTGLLAVSMLIAGLISDRVGRRNVMITALLASTVLSAASALVNDWTTLLILRALLGIALSGVPAVAMTYLVEEMDSRALGLAMGLYIGGNAVGGMSGRLIAGVVADHWGWRWGIGGVSIIAVFSTALLWMQLPPSRHFQSRRSGLRELPARWRTLFADPGLPWLFATAFLLMGVFVTLYNYLGYHLLAPPYQLSQTVVGLIFSVYLVGTFSSAWMGQQATRHGRGKVLAICYALIATGIVLLALPWLGCMAAGIALVTFGFFGGHSVASSWVGSRAGILRAEASALYLFAYYLGSSVAGALGGVFYTHWDWWGVCAFTAVMTLGGASIAWQLRRRTRPQPELALSR, encoded by the coding sequence ATGAACGGTGATACCGCCGCGCTGCCGGCCGACCGCAGCGCTCCTGCTGCTTCCCCCGCCGCGGACCACATCCAGCAGGGCACGCCCGCCTTCCGCCGTACCGCCGTTGCCCTGTTCCTGGCGGGCTTCTCGACGTTCGGCCTGCTTTACACCGTGCAGCCGCTGCTGCCCGAGTTCACCCGCCACTTCGGGGTCTCCGCTGCCAACAGCGCACTGGCACTGTCGCTGAGCACCGGGTTGCTGGCGGTGTCGATGCTGATCGCCGGGCTGATCTCCGACCGGGTCGGCCGCCGCAACGTGATGATCACCGCATTGCTCGCCTCCACCGTGCTCTCGGCCGCGAGCGCGCTGGTCAACGACTGGACCACGCTGTTGATCCTGCGCGCCCTGCTCGGCATCGCCCTCAGTGGCGTTCCTGCCGTGGCGATGACCTATCTGGTCGAAGAAATGGACAGCCGCGCGCTCGGCCTGGCGATGGGCCTGTACATCGGCGGCAACGCAGTGGGCGGCATGAGCGGTCGCCTGATCGCCGGTGTGGTTGCCGACCACTGGGGCTGGCGCTGGGGCATCGGCGGGGTCTCGATCATCGCCGTCTTCAGCACCGCGCTGCTGTGGATGCAGCTGCCGCCGTCCCGCCATTTCCAGAGCCGCCGCAGCGGCCTGCGCGAACTGCCGGCGCGCTGGCGCACGCTGTTCGCCGACCCGGGCCTGCCGTGGCTGTTCGCCACCGCGTTCCTGCTGATGGGTGTGTTCGTCACCCTGTACAACTATCTCGGCTACCACCTGCTGGCTCCGCCGTACCAATTGAGCCAGACCGTGGTCGGGCTGATCTTCAGCGTGTACCTGGTCGGTACCTTCAGCTCGGCCTGGATGGGCCAGCAGGCCACCCGGCATGGTCGCGGCAAGGTGCTGGCGATCTGCTACGCGTTGATCGCCACCGGCATTGTGCTGCTGGCGCTGCCGTGGCTGGGTTGCATGGCCGCCGGCATCGCACTGGTCACCTTCGGCTTCTTCGGCGGCCATTCGGTGGCCAGCAGCTGGGTCGGCAGCCGCGCCGGCATCCTGCGCGCGGAAGCCTCGGCGTTGTATCTGTTCGCCTACTACCTCGGTTCCAGCGTGGCCGGCGCACTCGGCGGCGTGTTCTACACCCACTGGGACTGGTGGGGCGTGTGTGCGTTCACCGCCGTCATGACCCTGGGCGGGGCCAGCATCGCCTGGCAGCTGCGCCGTCGCACCCGCCCGCAGCCGGAGCTTGCCCTCAGCCGTTGA
- a CDS encoding LysR substrate-binding domain-containing protein, whose translation MSIELRHLRYFLAVADTLHFGRAAERLGMSQPPLSQQIRQLETLLGARLFVRSNRRVELTEAGRVLQAQATEALARVDQAIELTQRAQRGETGELRIGLTRATPLSTQIPRAIFAYRQQFPQVLLKLREMNTLQQIDALVANELDVGLIRKRALPTTLMSRKLFSDPLALVVNDQHPLLRGVPEGTPIALRQFAHEPFVGFLREVGAGIHDHFIALCRSAGFTPRIIQEAGEASTLISLAASGLGVTVLPASCSHIHVEGARFVPLSDRAASSEVHVACRRGSPSPLITHFTRLLQVGING comes from the coding sequence ATGTCGATTGAACTGCGCCACCTGCGCTACTTTCTGGCCGTGGCCGATACCCTGCACTTCGGCCGCGCCGCCGAACGGCTGGGCATGTCCCAGCCACCGCTGAGCCAGCAGATCCGGCAGCTGGAAACACTGCTCGGCGCGCGCCTGTTCGTGCGCAGCAACCGGCGGGTGGAACTCACCGAGGCTGGACGCGTGCTGCAGGCACAGGCCACCGAGGCGTTGGCGCGGGTGGACCAGGCGATTGAACTCACCCAGCGCGCGCAGCGAGGCGAGACTGGTGAATTGCGGATCGGGCTCACCCGTGCGACGCCACTGTCCACGCAGATTCCGCGCGCGATCTTTGCGTATCGCCAGCAGTTTCCGCAGGTGCTGTTGAAGCTGCGCGAGATGAACACCCTGCAGCAGATTGATGCGCTGGTCGCTAATGAGCTGGACGTAGGGCTGATCCGTAAGCGGGCGCTGCCAACCACACTGATGTCACGCAAGTTGTTCAGCGATCCGCTGGCACTGGTGGTGAATGACCAGCACCCGCTGCTGCGCGGTGTTCCGGAAGGAACGCCGATTGCATTGCGCCAGTTCGCGCATGAACCGTTCGTGGGCTTTCTGCGCGAAGTGGGTGCCGGCATCCACGATCACTTCATCGCGCTGTGCCGTAGTGCGGGCTTTACTCCGCGCATCATCCAGGAAGCGGGTGAGGCGTCCACGCTGATCAGTCTGGCGGCTTCGGGGCTGGGCGTGACCGTGTTGCCGGCGTCGTGCAGCCATATCCATGTGGAGGGCGCACGCTTTGTGCCGCTGAGTGATCGCGCGGCCAGTTCGGAAGTGCACGTGGCCTGCCGGCGTGGCAGCCCTTCCCCGCTGATCACCCACTTCACCCGCCTGCTGCAGGTGGGCATCAACGGCTGA
- a CDS encoding LysR family transcriptional regulator, translating into MPTSRSASPRFSYKSDRLKPLRAFCQVVRLGSVSRAAEALFVSQPAVSQQLQALERELGVVLFERSGRRLVPSREGQLLFEMAQPLVESLDGLEASFRDKVKGLDAGELNIAANSSTILYLLPRIVERFRQRHPDVRLTLHNAISADGTDLLRSDAADLAVGSMTEVPADLTYAPAYRFEQVLIAPPDHPLAKLPELTLEAISAYPLVLPPKRQITYRLVDQVFQRQRMPYTVALEVGGWEVIKQYVAMGMGISIVPALCLNEADRDRLVTRSMSTWFPERSYGVIVRRGRFLSPQARAFIELIQPDLFSPRSYDESGHSER; encoded by the coding sequence ATGCCTACATCGCGGTCTGCAAGTCCCCGTTTTTCCTACAAATCCGATCGACTGAAACCGCTGCGGGCGTTCTGCCAGGTGGTGCGGCTGGGCTCAGTCTCACGGGCGGCTGAGGCGCTGTTCGTCAGCCAGCCGGCGGTGAGCCAGCAGTTGCAGGCGCTGGAACGGGAGCTGGGGGTGGTGTTGTTCGAGCGCAGTGGCCGCCGCCTGGTGCCCAGCCGCGAGGGCCAGTTGCTGTTCGAGATGGCCCAGCCGCTGGTCGAGAGCCTGGACGGGCTGGAGGCCAGCTTCCGCGACAAGGTGAAGGGGCTCGATGCCGGCGAACTCAACATCGCCGCCAACAGCTCGACCATCCTGTACCTGCTGCCGCGCATCGTGGAGCGCTTCCGCCAGCGCCATCCGGACGTGCGCCTGACCCTGCACAACGCGATCAGCGCCGACGGCACCGACCTGCTGCGCAGTGATGCGGCCGACCTGGCGGTGGGCTCGATGACCGAAGTGCCGGCCGACCTGACCTACGCCCCGGCTTACCGCTTCGAGCAGGTGCTGATTGCCCCGCCCGATCACCCCCTGGCCAAACTGCCCGAGCTGACTCTGGAGGCGATCTCGGCCTACCCGCTGGTGCTGCCGCCCAAGCGCCAGATCACCTACCGGCTGGTCGACCAGGTGTTCCAGCGCCAGCGCATGCCGTACACGGTGGCGCTGGAGGTGGGCGGCTGGGAAGTGATCAAACAGTACGTGGCGATGGGCATGGGCATTTCGATCGTGCCGGCGCTGTGTTTGAACGAGGCCGACCGCGACCGGCTGGTGACGCGCTCGATGAGCACCTGGTTCCCCGAGCGCAGCTACGGGGTGATCGTGCGCCGCGGCCGCTTCCTGTCACCGCAGGCACGCGCCTTCATCGAGCTGATCCAGCCGGACCTGTTCAGTCCGCGCAGCTATGATGAAAGCGGACACTCGGAACGCTGA
- the aceB gene encoding malate synthase A: MSAVAAFATPQPTPADAPATPGIALTTQLAGQSALLPAGVLALLVSLHRAVEPERQRRLQARRERQARFDAGELPDFRADTAALRADDWKVAPIPDALQDRRVEITGPTDPKMVINALNSGAKVFMADFEDSTAPAWRNVLAGQQALIGAVRGDLTFTGPSVDGKPGKHYALRPLQEQAVLIVRPRGWHLDEKHVRIDGQPLAGGLFDAAVFAFHNARTLMCRQRGPYFYLPKLQSMEEAALWETALSHIEGMLGLPHGQIKVTVLIETLPAVFEMDEILHALRDRIVGLNCGRWDYIFSYIKTFRAHPDKVLPERGQVTMTQPFLKAYSELLIQTCHRRGAHAMGGMAAQIPINHDAAANEQAMARVRADKLREVTAGHDGTWVAHPALIPVAQAIFDEHMPGPNQHAVLRRDVKVDRDALIATPAGTITRAGFEGNVEVCVRYLAAWLDGNGCVPIHHLMEDAATAEISRSQLWQWLHVPGQHLDDGTAIDLALLDATLAGLPARLGDRSALPGGARIEEAIALLGELSRRDALTDFLTLPAYDRLD; this comes from the coding sequence ATGTCCGCTGTCGCCGCCTTCGCCACGCCCCAGCCCACCCCGGCCGATGCACCGGCCACGCCGGGCATTGCCCTGACCACCCAGCTGGCCGGTCAGTCGGCCCTGCTGCCGGCGGGGGTACTGGCGCTGCTGGTGTCGCTGCATCGTGCGGTGGAGCCGGAACGCCAGCGCCGCCTGCAGGCGCGCCGCGAGCGCCAGGCCCGCTTCGACGCCGGCGAGCTGCCGGACTTCCGTGCCGACACCGCCGCCCTCCGCGCCGACGACTGGAAGGTCGCGCCGATCCCGGACGCGCTGCAGGACCGCCGCGTGGAGATCACCGGGCCGACCGACCCGAAGATGGTGATCAACGCGCTGAACTCGGGGGCCAAGGTGTTCATGGCCGATTTCGAGGACTCCACCGCCCCGGCCTGGCGCAACGTGCTGGCCGGCCAGCAGGCGCTGATCGGCGCGGTGCGCGGCGACCTGACCTTCACCGGCCCCAGCGTGGACGGCAAGCCGGGCAAGCACTACGCGCTGCGCCCGCTGCAGGAGCAGGCGGTGCTGATCGTGCGCCCGCGTGGCTGGCACCTGGACGAGAAGCACGTGCGCATCGACGGCCAGCCGCTGGCCGGCGGCCTGTTCGACGCGGCGGTGTTCGCCTTCCACAACGCGCGCACCCTGATGTGCCGCCAGCGCGGTCCGTACTTCTACCTGCCCAAGCTGCAGTCGATGGAGGAGGCCGCACTGTGGGAGACCGCGCTGTCGCACATCGAGGGCATGCTCGGTCTGCCGCATGGGCAGATCAAGGTGACGGTGCTGATCGAAACGCTGCCGGCGGTGTTCGAGATGGACGAGATCCTGCATGCGCTGCGCGACCGCATCGTCGGTCTGAACTGCGGGCGTTGGGATTACATCTTCTCGTACATCAAGACCTTCCGCGCACACCCGGACAAGGTGTTGCCCGAGCGGGGCCAGGTGACCATGACCCAGCCGTTCCTGAAGGCATATTCGGAGCTGCTGATCCAGACCTGCCATCGCCGTGGCGCGCACGCGATGGGCGGCATGGCCGCGCAGATTCCGATCAACCACGACGCCGCCGCCAACGAACAGGCGATGGCGCGGGTGCGTGCGGACAAGCTGCGCGAAGTGACCGCCGGCCATGACGGCACCTGGGTGGCGCACCCGGCGCTGATTCCGGTGGCGCAGGCGATCTTCGACGAGCACATGCCCGGACCGAACCAGCACGCGGTCCTGCGCCGTGATGTGAAGGTGGATCGCGATGCGTTGATTGCCACACCCGCAGGCACGATCACCCGCGCCGGTTTCGAGGGCAACGTGGAGGTCTGCGTGCGCTACCTCGCCGCGTGGCTGGACGGTAACGGCTGTGTGCCGATCCATCACCTGATGGAAGACGCGGCCACCGCCGAGATCAGCCGCAGCCAGCTGTGGCAGTGGCTGCACGTGCCGGGCCAGCACCTGGACGACGGCACCGCGATCGATCTGGCGCTGCTGGACGCGACGTTGGCGGGCCTGCCGGCGCGGCTGGGTGATCGCAGTGCGCTGCCCGGTGGCGCGCGGATTGAAGAGGCGATTGCGCTGCTGGGTGAGCTGAGCCGCCGTGACGCGCTGACCGATTTTCTGACCTTGCCGGCGTACGACCGGTTGGATTGA
- the aceA gene encoding isocitrate lyase, which translates to MSKLPTAEQIQHEWNTDPRWAGITRNYTAADVVRLRGTVHVEHSLARLGAEKLWKYLHEKDFVNALGALTGNQAMQQVKAGLNAIYLSGWQVAADANLAGQMYPDQSLYPADSVPAVVKRINNTLLRADQLHHAEGKDEIDFLQPIVADAEAGFGGVLNAFELMKAMIEAGAAGVHFEDQLASVKKCGHMGGKVLVPTREAIEKLNAARLAADVLGVPTLLVARTDAEAADLLTSDIDSNDQPFATGERTPEGFYRTRNGLDQAISRGLAYAPYADLIWCETGKPDLEFARKFAEAIHAKFPGKLLAYNCSPSFNWKKNLDDATIAKFQKEIASYGYKFQFITLAGFHALNYSMFNLAHGYARRQMSAFVELQEAEFAAADRGFTAVKHQREVGTGYFDAVTQAIQQGQSSTTALTGSTEEEQFSAGQAA; encoded by the coding sequence ATGAGCAAGCTGCCGACCGCCGAACAGATCCAGCACGAATGGAACACCGACCCGCGCTGGGCCGGCATCACCCGCAACTACACCGCCGCCGACGTGGTGCGCCTGCGGGGCACGGTGCACGTGGAGCACTCGCTCGCCCGTCTGGGCGCGGAAAAGCTGTGGAAGTACCTGCATGAAAAGGACTTCGTCAACGCGCTGGGCGCGCTGACCGGCAACCAGGCGATGCAGCAGGTGAAGGCCGGCCTCAATGCGATCTACCTGTCGGGCTGGCAGGTCGCGGCCGATGCCAACCTGGCCGGCCAGATGTATCCGGACCAGTCGCTGTACCCGGCCGATTCAGTGCCGGCGGTGGTCAAGCGCATCAACAACACGCTGCTGCGCGCCGACCAGCTGCACCACGCCGAAGGCAAGGACGAGATCGACTTCCTGCAGCCGATCGTGGCCGACGCCGAAGCGGGCTTTGGTGGCGTGCTCAATGCCTTCGAGCTGATGAAGGCGATGATTGAAGCCGGCGCAGCGGGCGTGCATTTCGAAGACCAGTTGGCCTCGGTGAAGAAGTGCGGCCACATGGGCGGCAAGGTGCTGGTGCCGACCCGCGAGGCCATTGAGAAATTGAACGCGGCGCGATTGGCGGCGGACGTGCTGGGCGTGCCGACGCTGCTGGTGGCCCGTACCGATGCCGAGGCGGCCGACCTCCTGACCAGCGACATCGACAGCAACGACCAGCCGTTCGCTACTGGTGAGCGCACGCCGGAAGGCTTCTATCGCACCCGCAACGGCCTGGACCAGGCGATCAGCCGCGGCCTGGCGTATGCCCCGTATGCCGACCTGATCTGGTGTGAAACCGGCAAGCCGGACCTGGAATTCGCGCGCAAGTTCGCCGAGGCGATCCATGCGAAGTTCCCGGGCAAGCTGCTGGCCTACAACTGCTCGCCCAGCTTCAATTGGAAGAAGAACCTGGACGACGCGACGATTGCGAAGTTCCAGAAGGAGATCGCCAGCTACGGCTACAAGTTCCAGTTCATCACCCTGGCCGGTTTCCACGCCCTGAACTACTCGATGTTCAACCTGGCCCACGGCTACGCCCGCCGCCAGATGAGCGCCTTCGTGGAACTGCAGGAAGCCGAATTCGCCGCCGCCGACCGCGGCTTCACCGCGGTGAAGCACCAGCGCGAGGTCGGCACCGGCTACTTCGACGCGGTCACCCAGGCCATCCAGCAGGGCCAGTCCTCCACCACCGCCCTGACCGGCTCCACCGAAGAAGAACAGTTCAGCGCCGGCCAGGCAGCCTGA
- a CDS encoding GGDEF domain-containing protein — protein MTGKFATQVCAQEPGIAETAMADIVHAVLSAGEFALFAEFGQQLQLRSGDYLFHSGQAGGTMYVIVSGSIELDFGEDLVVKTLGPQEFFGELGLLIGDHPRSADARATVDSVVLELGHDQFQRLVDHDPGLVAYFLRRTIMRVVSNEQVLIRQLRRRNHDLEAALDNLYVTTHQLTHTRELVRTDELTGLHNRRGLALYLQECRSTDHGAPQGLLLIDCDQFKQVNDEHGHQAGDRVLQSVANILRSVATEDDRACRLGGDEFCLLLRHADRDSLHHAAEFVLSAVQGLLGRATAHPNICPVSIGACLLEPHTDWSEWYARADNALYQAKRLGGNRLHWSRAATATP, from the coding sequence ATGACCGGCAAGTTTGCTACGCAAGTGTGCGCGCAGGAACCAGGCATCGCGGAAACCGCGATGGCTGACATCGTGCACGCCGTGCTGAGCGCCGGTGAATTCGCCCTGTTCGCTGAATTCGGCCAGCAGCTGCAGCTGCGCAGTGGTGACTACCTGTTCCACAGTGGCCAGGCAGGCGGCACCATGTACGTCATCGTCAGTGGCAGCATCGAGCTCGACTTCGGCGAAGACCTCGTTGTGAAGACGCTGGGGCCCCAGGAATTCTTCGGCGAACTCGGCCTGCTCATCGGTGACCACCCGCGCAGCGCCGATGCCCGCGCCACCGTCGACAGCGTGGTGCTTGAACTCGGTCACGACCAGTTCCAGCGCCTCGTCGACCACGACCCCGGTCTGGTCGCCTATTTCCTGCGCCGGACCATCATGCGCGTGGTCAGCAACGAACAGGTGCTCATCCGCCAGCTGCGCCGCCGCAACCATGACCTCGAAGCCGCTCTGGACAACCTGTACGTCACCACCCACCAGCTCACCCATACCCGTGAACTGGTCCGTACCGACGAACTCACCGGCCTGCACAACCGTCGCGGGCTGGCCCTGTATCTGCAGGAATGCCGCAGTACCGACCATGGGGCTCCGCAGGGGCTGCTGCTGATCGACTGCGACCAGTTCAAGCAGGTCAACGACGAGCACGGCCACCAGGCCGGCGACCGGGTCCTGCAGAGCGTGGCCAACATCCTGCGCTCGGTGGCCACCGAGGACGACCGCGCCTGCCGCCTCGGTGGCGACGAGTTCTGCCTGCTGCTGCGCCACGCCGACCGCGACAGCCTGCACCACGCGGCTGAATTCGTGCTCAGTGCGGTGCAGGGCCTGCTCGGCCGCGCCACCGCGCACCCCAACATCTGCCCGGTCAGCATCGGGGCCTGCCTGCTCGAGCCCCACACCGACTGGAGCGAGTGGTACGCTCGCGCCGACAACGCGCTTTACCAGGCCAAGCGCCTGGGCGGTAACCGCCTGCACTGGTCGCGTGCCGCGACCGCCACGCCCTGA
- a CDS encoding putative peptide modification system cyclase: MNGDIGPSTQAPQLRALLFTDLCDSLLLVERIGDAAAAELFQHHDRLVLALQQQWNGQQIDRSDGLFLLFERAIDGLGFALDYQREVQKLGQQRQLPLRARAGLHVGEVLIWDNSPEAINAGAKAVEVEGLAKPMAARLMALARPGQILLSSVAESLTRRASSELGERGEKLQWRSHGPWLFKGASTVQEVFEVGESGFAPLRMPRATAKARRKLPLWRRPAALAAEVALIAVLGIGGWILLRPEPAIAFAERDWVVVADVDNRSGEPLFDISLQRALLMSLEQSRYVNVLSDGKVRESRELMQVPADRQLNRQLASDVASREGARMVLAPSIGLAGGRYVVSVDLLDPTSRAVVRSYRAEARDPEQVVDAVDDVIGRLREGLGETVASVQQSVPLPQASTRNLQALKSFALAEAALGRRRFSESAKLYEAALDADPDFAMAHIGLAKLLVRVDKRAEALPYLNRALALGERLPHRERLYLKAWSSELRPENWALEDWRVLADVYPDFFAGLSNTSWYLLVDNRFAEAERYGHAASVPQDVLRAYPIGYVGWIQLGTNRYDEALRSFQVAEQLTGRNGSDMRSDVLVAQRRYKEAQALLAQLPKPRDELQTIMHQRARVLLAADQDDCTGMNEAMASEPAPTESADFAIHVRLMQAVVDTACEKPDPARLAEIAAQLKPLMALTHEPNLSDRVSRLLMLVYLAQRQGNTALADALLRDHDALAAQLKNPVVSKWRTIVLAMQQIGRNQPARAEALLLPLMDGTEPLQARVVLREAQRRLGNAEEFQKQNEWLFAHRGRAFAEVAVMQLMQPLSVHDTLGDASLRPR; this comes from the coding sequence ATGAACGGCGACATCGGACCGTCGACCCAGGCCCCGCAGCTCCGCGCCCTGCTGTTCACAGACCTGTGCGACTCGCTGCTGCTGGTTGAACGCATTGGCGATGCCGCCGCCGCCGAGCTGTTCCAGCACCACGACCGGCTGGTGCTGGCGCTTCAGCAGCAGTGGAACGGCCAGCAGATCGACCGCTCCGATGGCCTGTTCCTGCTGTTCGAGCGCGCCATTGATGGCCTGGGCTTCGCCTTGGATTACCAGCGCGAAGTGCAGAAGCTGGGCCAGCAGCGCCAGCTGCCGCTTCGCGCCCGCGCCGGCCTGCACGTTGGCGAGGTGCTGATCTGGGACAACAGCCCCGAAGCCATCAACGCCGGTGCCAAGGCGGTCGAGGTGGAAGGCCTGGCCAAGCCGATGGCCGCGCGCCTGATGGCACTGGCCCGACCCGGGCAGATCCTGCTTTCCTCCGTGGCCGAATCACTGACCCGTCGCGCCAGCAGCGAGCTCGGCGAGCGCGGCGAAAAACTGCAGTGGCGTTCGCACGGACCGTGGCTGTTCAAGGGTGCCAGTACCGTACAGGAAGTGTTTGAGGTCGGTGAATCGGGCTTCGCTCCGCTGCGCATGCCGCGCGCCACGGCCAAGGCTCGCCGCAAGCTGCCGCTGTGGCGGCGTCCAGCCGCGTTGGCCGCTGAAGTTGCGTTGATTGCGGTGCTGGGCATCGGCGGTTGGATCCTGCTGCGTCCCGAACCCGCCATCGCCTTTGCCGAACGCGACTGGGTGGTGGTGGCCGATGTGGACAACCGCAGCGGCGAGCCGCTGTTCGACATCAGCCTGCAGCGCGCGTTGCTGATGAGCCTGGAGCAGTCGCGCTACGTCAACGTGTTGTCCGATGGCAAGGTTCGCGAATCGCGCGAACTGATGCAGGTGCCGGCCGACAGGCAGTTGAACCGGCAGCTGGCCAGCGACGTCGCCTCCCGTGAAGGCGCGCGCATGGTGCTGGCCCCCAGCATCGGCCTGGCCGGTGGGCGTTATGTGGTGTCGGTGGACCTGCTGGATCCCACCAGTCGCGCCGTGGTCCGCAGCTATCGCGCCGAGGCCCGCGACCCGGAACAAGTGGTCGATGCCGTGGACGATGTGATCGGACGCCTGCGCGAAGGCCTGGGCGAGACCGTGGCCTCGGTGCAGCAGTCGGTGCCGCTGCCGCAGGCGTCCACCCGCAACCTGCAGGCGCTGAAGTCGTTCGCGCTGGCCGAAGCGGCGCTTGGACGCCGCCGTTTCAGCGAGTCGGCCAAGCTGTATGAGGCTGCGCTCGACGCTGATCCGGATTTCGCCATGGCCCATATCGGCCTGGCCAAGCTGCTGGTGCGGGTCGACAAGCGCGCCGAGGCACTGCCCTATCTCAACCGCGCGCTGGCCCTGGGTGAGCGCCTGCCACACCGCGAGCGCCTGTACCTGAAAGCGTGGAGCAGCGAGCTGCGGCCCGAGAACTGGGCGCTGGAAGACTGGCGGGTGCTGGCTGACGTCTACCCGGATTTCTTCGCTGGCCTGTCCAACACGTCCTGGTACCTGCTGGTCGACAATCGCTTTGCCGAGGCCGAACGCTACGGCCACGCCGCGTCGGTGCCACAGGACGTGCTGCGCGCCTATCCCATCGGCTACGTCGGCTGGATCCAGCTGGGCACCAACCGCTACGACGAAGCGCTGCGCAGCTTCCAGGTGGCCGAACAGCTGACCGGCCGTAACGGCAGCGACATGCGCTCGGACGTGCTGGTTGCACAACGCCGCTATAAGGAAGCGCAAGCGCTGCTGGCGCAGCTGCCCAAGCCGCGCGACGAACTGCAGACCATCATGCACCAGCGTGCGCGGGTGCTGCTGGCGGCCGACCAGGACGACTGCACCGGCATGAACGAGGCCATGGCCAGCGAACCGGCACCGACCGAATCCGCCGACTTCGCCATCCATGTCAGGCTCATGCAGGCGGTGGTGGACACCGCCTGCGAGAAGCCCGACCCGGCGCGGCTGGCCGAGATCGCGGCACAGCTGAAACCGCTGATGGCGCTCACCCACGAGCCGAATCTGTCCGACCGGGTGTCGCGCCTGCTGATGCTGGTCTACCTGGCACAGCGCCAGGGCAATACGGCCCTGGCCGACGCACTGCTGCGCGACCATGATGCGCTGGCAGCACAGCTGAAGAATCCGGTGGTGAGCAAGTGGCGCACCATCGTGCTGGCCATGCAGCAGATCGGCAGGAACCAGCCGGCACGCGCCGAGGCGCTGCTGCTGCCGCTGATGGATGGCACCGAACCGTTGCAGGCGCGCGTGGTGCTGCGTGAGGCGCAGCGTCGGCTCGGCAACGCAGAAGAGTTCCAGAAGCAGAACGAATGGCTGTTCGCACATCGCGGCCGCGCCTTCGCCGAAGTGGCGGTGATGCAGCTGATGCAGCCCCTGAGCGTGCACGACACGCTGGGCGATGCCTCCCTGCGTCCGCGCTGA